From the Manis javanica isolate MJ-LG chromosome 13, MJ_LKY, whole genome shotgun sequence genome, one window contains:
- the LOC140845424 gene encoding uncharacterized protein, which yields MRSCCAEPSEGVGVREAERESPPARCGRWLSDLLHRLCPCLLGESERDGELTLYRSELNMSRVPQTGVRRRQTRRTAWEERAPNTSRSTPEDADQPTTDQRLPRSRPGRVTGNVLRASLSYKGPYKWPEELQIPRMGRARRVAWEPESAPRVHHDSQPSSTLEGQVLHHLVQEEHLGPTVAELEDPWQRQLAPVQELPETPVLERRDVSPASAPAELEDVPAVASASEPAPELEPHEPTAGPSRPRMGRDRRPAWEPEHVPCTINASQPSSTLEGQVLHHLVQEEHLGPTVAELEGEGLWPGDHLGWASRTGVPFKAVRALL from the exons atgcggtcttgttgtgcggagccttctgaaggcgtgggagtcagggaagccgagaGGGAGAGTCctcctgctcgctgtgggcgttggctcagtgacctcctccaccGCCTCTGTCCGTGTCTCCTGGGGGAgtccgag CGAGATGGTGAGCTAACTCTCTATCGGAGTGAGCTCAACATGAGCAGGGTTCCCCAGACGGGCGTGAGGAGGAGGCAGACAAGGCGCACAGCATGGGAGGAACGAGCTCCAAACACCAGCCGGAGCACTCCCGAGGACGCTGACCAGCCGACCACGGACCAGCGGCTCCCCCG gTCACGGCCGGGGAGAGTCACGGGCAATGTCCTCAGGGCCTCCTTGAGTTACAAGGGGCCTTACAAGTGGCCAGAGGAACTGCAAAT CCCCAGGATGGGACGGGCTAGGCGCGTTGCCTGGGAGCCCGAGAGTGCGCCCAGGGTCCACCATGACAGCCAGCCTTCATCCACCCTGGagggccaagtcctccaccacttggtccaggaggagcacctgggacccacggtggcagagctggaag acccatggcagaggcagctggccccagtccaggagctccctgagacccctgtgctggagcgacgGGACGTGtcacctgcctcagcccctgcagagctggaggatgtcccagcagtggcctcagcctcaGAGCCAGcccccgagctggagccccatgagcccacAGCAGGgcccagcag GCCCAGGATGGGACGGGATAGGCGCCctgcctgggagcccgagcatgtGCCCTGCACCATCAATGCCAGCCAGCCTTCATCCACCCTGGAGGGCCAAGTCCttcaccacttggtccaggaggagcacctgggacccacggtggcagagctggaaggtgaggggctgtggccaggggaccatctagggtgggcttcccggactggggttcccttcaaggcagtgagggctctTCTGTGA